One stretch of Maylandia zebra isolate NMK-2024a linkage group LG13, Mzebra_GT3a, whole genome shotgun sequence DNA includes these proteins:
- the cep68 gene encoding centrosomal protein of 68 kDa isoform X3 codes for MEVKGCRQRWKLNCRELQSKRCSTPEVTERVKIEKGDKEEPYKGVTMAATSKYLTGRQYLTRKPLFSVEEHVSILKKTRPQRLMEKEKQQDRSEHHNIKFLPKPREELIPQRLSPSPIEISLPSTSEEDLGSPLGVSELHHEDSATFGTSFPGNRLAQQSLSRSNFKVCGLDLPPKPRLTSTVLYPTYSPCSNKRSQAQRVIESRRERSWRERKRCSFGVNSKEIPKSPYQADYWACAIPETLPPSPNRHCTAWDPNKEYQELLDYTYPLRPRQVDSEWDSSKRLQDDSLQTNLNLQDSGIAMGHLCSSTSLPGLDISTGARGQSSERIALSSNYMSPDLQFITRSSGEPLSLLSLSSDCLDCSEDGGERNPFVNDSLNDQHHMRSTSTFSAFIRSESVLRQSRCVHGDLDEEFRPLPDQVEELQLLSRQVREMTAQLSWPVTANWDSLETCTTSWPSSISLSGKQEERTKVKELQEDKQDRNDFKKWSTEHKNAPPTAAVYVGHADGGLGRPSLKKAETLVDRLCGLSLIDNPKESLEGQEHSDSLMQHIKVFCSHLELLIQQLNAMSEKMELLTEPTVDVDRGKSSLADYQF; via the exons ATGGAAGTGAAGGGATGCCGCCAGCGCTGGAAATTAAATTGCAGAGAGCTACAGAGCAAGAGATGCTCAACTCCAGAAGTCACTGAAAGAGTCAAGATAGAAAAGGGGGACAAAGAAGAGCCATACAAAGGTGTTACCATGGCAGCAACCTCCAAGTATCTGACAGGCAGGCAATATCTCACTAGGAAGCCTCTGTTTTCTGTAGAAGAGCATGTGTCCATCTTAAAGAAGACACGTCCACAGAGGCTCATGGAAAAG GAGAAACAACAGGACAGAAGTGAACATCATAATATTAAATTCTTGCCCAAACCAAGAGAGGAGCTCATCCCACAGAGACTTAGCCCGTCTCCCATTGAAATATCACTTCCCTCTACCTCTGAAGAAGACCTGGGCTCACCCTTGGGTGTTTCAGAGCTGCACCATGAGGACTCCGCTACATTTGGAACATCTTTCCCTGGAAACAGATTGGCTCAGCAGAGCCTCTCAAGGTCTAACTTTAAAGTCTGTGGACTTGACCTTCCCCCGAAGCCCAGACTGACCTCCACGGTCCTTTATCCTACGTACAGCCCCTGTTCAAACAAACGAAGCCAAGCTCAGCGTGTGATAGAGAGCCGGAGGGAGAGAAgttggagagaaagaaaacggTGTTCTTTTGGAGTAAACTCCAAAGAGATTCCCAAGTCTCCCTATCAGGCAGACTACTGGGCCTGTGCCATCCCTGAAACTCTGCCCCCATCTCCAAACAGGCACTGCACAGCATGGGACCCAAACAAGGAGTACCAGGAACTGCTGGATTACACCTACCCACTAAGACCAAGACAGGTAGACAGTGAATGGGACAGCTCCAAGAGGCTTCAGGATGACAGCCTTCAGACAAACCTCAACCTGCAGGACTCAGGAATTGCAATGGGCCACCTATGTAGTTCCACCAGCCTGCCAGGGTTGGACATTTCAACCGGTGCAAGAggacagagcagtgaaagaATCGCTCTCAGCTCGAATTATATGTCACCTGACCTGCAGTTTATCACTAGATCTTCAGGTGAACCACTATCCCTGCTCTCTTTGTCTTCGGACTGTCTGGACTGCAGTGAGGATGGAGGGGAAAGAAATCCTTTTGTTAATGATAGTCTCAATGATCAGCACCATATGCGATCCACATCTACCTTTTCTGCTTTCATACGCTCTGAAAGTGTACTTCGACAGTCCAGGTGTGTGCACGGGGACCTGGATGAGGAATTCCGGCCTCTTCCAGACCAGGTGGAGGAGCTGCAGCTCCTGTCCAGACAG GTGAGGGAGATGACAGCTCAGCTGAGCTGGCCTGTCACAGCTAACTGGGACTCTCTGGAAACATGCACCACCTCCTGGCCCTCTTCTATCAGCTTGTCAGGAAAACAAGAGGAAAGGACTAAAGTCAAGGAGCTCCAGGAGGACAAACAAGACagaaatgactttaaaaagtgGAGCACAGAGCACAAAAATGCTCCTCCAACAG CAGCGGTTTACGTAGGGCATGCTGACGGTGGCTTGGGTCGCCCTAGTCTCAAGAAGGCTGAGACTCTGGTGGACCGGCTGTGTGGGCTCAGCCTGATTGATAATCCAAAGGAGAGCTTGGAGGGCCAGGAGCACAGTGACTCTCTGATGCAACACATCAAG
- the sdhaf4 gene encoding succinate dehydrogenase assembly factor 4, mitochondrial has protein sequence MSLLRVCSRQLFWKSPAVEPLFTGCLRAASRAVNDKEPLKKAKTPKGRFDNLEETSKDVLEKFPDDVNPVTKEKGGPRGPEPTRYGDWERKGRCVDF, from the exons aTGTCTCTTCTGCGCGTGTGTTCCAGACAGCTGTTCTGGAAGAGTCCAGCTGTGGAGCCGCTTTTCACAG GGTGTTTGCGGGCAGCCAGCAGAGCGGTGAATGACAAGGAGCCATTGAAGAAGGCCAAAACCCCAAAAGGACGGTTTGACAACCTCGAAGAGACGAGCAAAGATGTACTAGAAA AGTTCCCTGATGATGTGAACCCTGTGACGAAGGAGAAGGGGGGCCCACGGGGTCCAGAGCCAACTCGCTATGGAGATTGGGAGAGGAAGGGCCGGTGTGTAGACTTCTAG